One segment of Methanolinea mesophila DNA contains the following:
- a CDS encoding GTP-binding protein, which yields MIRTGITGIDEMLGSGIPRGSRVLFSLEPGVDARVFMYSTLNAALSQGLRCVIVNPLATEEVFRSDLLEAKGIDIDSFGDYAVILDSRERDRINKMCSRREDRRREWDSLLKAVCERQKTEVVFVYFDLMYEDLGLEAAVDVFGASCCGGKLTLVMENLNLEGQQLVSRFSDDFAFDLIITLKSGYTTMPFFNFFTLEYTSWSKVPTRSIPYLISDGTIRLYIPKIVVTGPASSGKSTFVSNASDRGVSVDRGGQGDQTTVAMDLGWLHLKGFEITIYGTPGKPRFDPIIPQLVLHAMGIVLVIDVTRKDTLERAKELMQLAHAERLPMVVAANKIDLPHSLTEEEIRSILGLREDTPVYFISALRRAEVRHVIESMVDQITRFPY from the coding sequence ATGATCAGGACTGGAATAACCGGGATCGACGAGATGCTGGGGAGCGGGATACCAAGGGGGAGCCGGGTGCTCTTTTCCCTGGAGCCCGGGGTCGATGCGAGGGTGTTCATGTACAGCACGCTCAATGCCGCCCTCTCCCAGGGACTCCGATGCGTGATCGTCAACCCCCTCGCGACGGAAGAGGTCTTTCGGAGCGACCTGCTAGAGGCGAAGGGGATCGACATCGATTCGTTCGGGGATTACGCGGTAATCCTCGACTCCAGGGAGCGTGACCGGATAAACAAAATGTGCTCCCGGAGAGAAGATCGCAGGAGAGAGTGGGATTCACTGCTGAAGGCAGTCTGCGAGCGCCAGAAGACCGAGGTCGTATTCGTGTACTTCGACCTCATGTACGAGGATCTCGGGCTCGAGGCGGCCGTCGACGTCTTCGGGGCCTCGTGCTGCGGAGGAAAACTGACCCTGGTGATGGAGAACCTGAACCTCGAGGGGCAGCAGCTCGTCTCCAGGTTCTCGGATGATTTCGCGTTCGACCTGATCATCACCCTGAAGTCCGGATACACCACCATGCCGTTCTTCAACTTTTTCACCCTCGAATACACGTCATGGTCGAAGGTGCCCACCCGTTCGATCCCCTATCTCATCTCGGACGGGACGATCCGGCTCTATATCCCGAAGATTGTGGTCACCGGCCCCGCGTCGTCGGGGAAGTCCACCTTCGTCTCCAATGCCTCGGACCGGGGCGTCTCCGTCGACCGTGGAGGCCAGGGCGACCAGACCACGGTGGCGATGGACCTCGGGTGGCTCCACCTCAAGGGGTTCGAGATCACCATCTACGGCACCCCGGGGAAGCCGAGGTTCGATCCCATCATCCCCCAGCTGGTCCTCCACGCGATGGGGATCGTCCTGGTCATCGATGTCACCCGGAAGGATACCCTTGAACGGGCGAAGGAGCTGATGCAGCTGGCCCATGCGGAACGGCTCCCCATGGTTGTCGCGGCGAACAAGATCGATCTCCCCCATTCCCTCACCGAGGAAGAGATCAGGTCGATCCTGGGCCTGCGGGAAGACACCCCGGTGTATTTCATCTCTGCGCTCAGGCGTGCAGAGGTCCGCCACGTGATCGAGTCTATGGTGGACCAGATCACCCGTTTTCCCTATTGA
- the polX gene encoding DNA polymerase/3'-5' exonuclease PolX, with protein sequence MAERSNRQVGETLYFMGQLLEVLGENPFKVRAYYKSAEVVERLATPVSRLDEEQLREIPGIGSAIAKKIREIVETGTFHELETVRAGIPEPLIELLSLEGIGPKTVNKLWKKLNVQSIADLEREAKQHRIRAIKGFGEKKEESFLKAIALYRERSGRMTRAEADAVVGMVVPVLEPGTFAMAGSYRRGKSTIGDIDIVSKEPPSVANPKIRTVAEEMIDEGAKKTSFRCLGKRVDVRFSRPEQFGSMLLYLTGSKPFNIRMREYAIFKGFKLNEYGLEDRSSGHLSEFATEEEIFSFLGMDYIVPELREDWGEVEAALARRLPVLVEDREVRGDLHVHSTWSDGVMSLEEIARAGEARGYEYILISDHSATLGIAHGLDEEGLRKQMHEVEVTNRSSSCRLIQGTEVDIMADGTLGLPARVLADVDVVIASIHSAFSQERDVMTRRVLAAVENEHVDIIGHPTGRILGRRQPAEIDIPRVIERAAETGTALECNASPFRLDLDDLYIREATRKKVKIAIGTDAHHPEEFGNIRYGVITCRRGWATAADLLNTMSHKELMEWV encoded by the coding sequence ATGGCAGAACGTTCCAATCGCCAGGTGGGAGAGACGCTCTATTTCATGGGACAGCTCCTCGAGGTGCTCGGGGAGAACCCGTTCAAGGTCCGGGCGTACTACAAGTCCGCCGAGGTGGTGGAACGGCTCGCCACCCCGGTGAGCCGCCTTGACGAGGAACAGCTCCGGGAAATTCCGGGGATCGGTTCGGCGATCGCCAAGAAAATACGGGAGATCGTGGAGACCGGGACGTTCCACGAGCTCGAGACGGTGCGGGCGGGGATCCCGGAACCGTTGATCGAACTCCTCTCCCTCGAGGGGATCGGACCGAAAACGGTCAACAAGCTGTGGAAAAAACTCAACGTGCAGAGCATCGCCGACCTGGAACGGGAGGCGAAACAGCACCGGATCCGGGCCATTAAAGGATTCGGCGAGAAGAAAGAGGAATCGTTCCTAAAAGCGATCGCGCTCTACCGGGAACGGTCTGGAAGGATGACCCGGGCCGAGGCGGACGCGGTAGTGGGCATGGTGGTGCCGGTGCTCGAACCGGGAACGTTCGCCATGGCGGGGAGCTACCGGAGGGGGAAGAGCACCATCGGTGATATCGATATCGTGAGTAAGGAACCACCGTCGGTGGCGAACCCGAAGATCCGTACCGTCGCCGAAGAGATGATCGACGAGGGGGCAAAGAAGACCTCGTTCCGGTGCCTCGGGAAGCGGGTGGACGTACGGTTCAGCAGGCCGGAGCAGTTCGGCTCGATGCTCCTCTACCTCACCGGGTCCAAACCGTTTAACATCCGGATGAGGGAGTACGCCATCTTCAAAGGGTTTAAATTAAACGAATACGGACTCGAGGACAGGTCTTCCGGCCACCTTTCGGAGTTCGCCACCGAAGAGGAGATCTTTTCATTCCTGGGGATGGACTATATTGTTCCGGAACTGCGGGAGGACTGGGGAGAGGTGGAGGCGGCCCTTGCACGCCGGCTCCCGGTCCTCGTGGAGGACAGGGAGGTTCGCGGCGATCTCCACGTCCACAGCACATGGAGCGACGGGGTGATGAGCCTCGAAGAGATCGCCCGTGCCGGAGAGGCGAGGGGATACGAGTACATCCTGATCTCCGACCACTCCGCAACCCTGGGCATCGCGCACGGGCTCGACGAGGAGGGACTGAGAAAACAGATGCACGAGGTGGAAGTGACGAACAGGTCTTCTTCATGCCGGCTGATCCAGGGCACCGAGGTGGACATCATGGCCGACGGGACACTCGGGCTCCCTGCACGGGTGCTCGCCGATGTCGACGTGGTGATCGCCTCGATCCATTCGGCCTTCTCCCAGGAACGGGACGTGATGACCAGGAGAGTGCTCGCCGCGGTGGAGAACGAGCACGTGGACATCATCGGCCACCCCACGGGGAGGATCCTCGGGCGCCGCCAGCCCGCGGAGATCGACATCCCCCGGGTGATCGAGAGAGCGGCCGAGACCGGGACCGCGCTCGAATGCAACGCCTCGCCGTTCCGTCTCGACCTTGACGACCTCTACATCCGGGAAGCCACCCGGAAGAAGGTGAAGATCGCCATAGGGACCGACGCCCATCACCCGGAAGAGTTCGGAAACATCCGGTACGGGGTCATAACCTGCCGGCGGGGCTGGGCGACCGCCGCCGACCTGCTGAACACTATGTCGCACAAGGAACTCATGGAGTGGGTATAG
- a CDS encoding RAD55 family ATPase: MYSYKTGIRPIDDAIGGLEPGSNILILAPPMSGAERVGFVLARPRNGEYTIILSTDQSSLELTEDLMGRTGSDDHIGVIDSITKMSTPDATDTLRVKYIASPSDLTGIGIKFSQLAESIFKGELDRSGELFPPPVRFYTNSLSTLLMYRKLEVLYQFLHVLNAKIKKMDAIGIYTLNSESFDERTISLMKQLMTLVIEIKEENDGGYLRIRGKPEISPEWKKFRIEHDELMVGP, encoded by the coding sequence ATGTATAGTTACAAGACCGGGATACGGCCTATAGACGACGCTATCGGAGGCCTTGAACCCGGGTCCAACATCCTGATCCTCGCACCGCCCATGAGCGGTGCGGAAAGGGTTGGATTTGTGCTAGCAAGACCAAGAAACGGAGAATATACCATTATTCTCTCGACAGACCAATCTTCACTCGAACTCACCGAAGATCTTATGGGCCGTACAGGGTCGGACGATCACATCGGGGTGATCGACAGCATCACCAAGATGTCGACCCCCGATGCGACCGATACCCTGAGGGTCAAATACATCGCCAGCCCGAGCGACCTCACCGGTATCGGGATCAAGTTCTCCCAGCTGGCGGAATCGATCTTCAAAGGTGAACTTGACAGGTCGGGGGAGCTGTTCCCTCCCCCGGTGAGGTTTTACACGAATTCGCTCTCCACCCTCCTGATGTACAGGAAACTCGAGGTGCTCTACCAGTTCCTCCATGTCCTGAACGCCAAGATCAAAAAGATGGATGCCATCGGGATCTACACGCTCAACAGCGAGTCGTTCGACGAGCGGACCATCTCACTTATGAAGCAGCTCATGACCCTGGTCATCGAGATAAAAGAGGAGAACGACGGGGGATATCTCAGGATACGGGGAAAACCCGAGATATCCCCGGAATGGAAGAAGTTCCGTATCGAACATGATGAACTGATGGTGGGACCATGA
- the feoB gene encoding ferrous iron transport protein B: protein MKIGLVGNPNVGKSLIFQQLTGLGVEISNYPGTTVDIKYGSVCYEKERLQVVDLPGIYSLDGDSDEERMVRAFLESAAVDCLIAVVDATHLERNLYLLIQVAEYGIPTLIVLNMTDEAEKKGLIIDPVKLGALLGTEVIPTAAIQGKNVEQIIPSALAKAKVPHIEVHYDTHIEAAVRSLQSLHEIDRHGALMALQGTGTDEALLESAGVLSTEIEQRHRMTVHQIIAGNRHHCAASLVRQVEKEKTPGPRFDPDRILSTTWPGLPVLAGILILILITVFFIGSWLEGLIVEAFNIYAVQPLLSLGLPPLAQELALSFILALQAGLGIAFPFIFTFYIFISILEDTGYLTRAAFLADRGMHRVGMHGVGIIPMVLGFGCNVPAIMSIRLLGSRRERVIASFLVTMIPCSARTVIIAGILASFVSILSALSVYLFVFVLIVITGFFLSRITPGEQFGMILEMAPLRAPRAGLVLKKSWTKIKEFLFIAMPLLLAASLVLGLLQYYGVFDLFEQIIEPFSMAVLGLPAYAVTALIFGILRKEMALETLVILAGNADLSAVLTAGQLYTFAIVSVLFVPCISTIAVLSREVGAKIAFLVSLYTLMLGILIGALINLLIVCCVGNV from the coding sequence ATGAAGATAGGCCTCGTCGGCAACCCCAACGTCGGAAAATCGCTCATTTTCCAGCAACTCACCGGTCTCGGCGTCGAGATCAGCAATTATCCGGGCACCACCGTCGATATCAAATACGGGAGCGTCTGCTACGAGAAGGAACGCCTCCAGGTGGTGGACCTTCCGGGAATCTACTCTCTCGACGGTGATTCGGACGAGGAGCGGATGGTCCGTGCGTTCCTCGAGTCGGCAGCGGTCGATTGCCTTATCGCGGTGGTGGACGCGACACACCTGGAGAGGAACCTTTACCTGCTCATCCAGGTCGCCGAATACGGCATTCCGACGCTTATCGTGCTCAACATGACCGATGAGGCCGAGAAGAAAGGGCTGATAATCGATCCCGTGAAGCTCGGGGCGCTGCTCGGTACCGAGGTGATCCCCACCGCCGCGATCCAGGGCAAGAACGTGGAGCAGATCATCCCTTCGGCCCTCGCGAAGGCGAAGGTACCGCATATCGAGGTCCATTACGACACCCATATCGAGGCCGCGGTGAGGAGCCTGCAGTCGCTCCACGAGATCGACCGGCATGGCGCCCTCATGGCCCTCCAGGGAACGGGGACCGACGAGGCCCTTCTCGAGTCCGCAGGGGTGCTTTCGACCGAGATAGAGCAGCGGCACCGGATGACGGTCCACCAGATCATCGCCGGGAACCGCCACCACTGTGCGGCGAGCCTGGTCCGCCAGGTCGAGAAGGAGAAAACCCCGGGGCCCCGGTTCGACCCGGACCGGATCCTCTCCACGACATGGCCCGGACTTCCCGTACTCGCGGGGATCCTTATCCTCATCCTTATCACGGTCTTCTTCATCGGGTCGTGGCTGGAGGGGCTGATCGTCGAGGCATTCAATATCTATGCCGTCCAGCCGCTCCTCTCCCTCGGCCTCCCCCCCCTCGCCCAGGAGCTTGCCCTCTCCTTCATCCTCGCCCTCCAGGCAGGGCTCGGTATCGCGTTCCCCTTCATCTTCACCTTTTACATCTTCATCTCCATCCTTGAGGACACAGGATACCTCACCCGAGCGGCCTTCCTCGCCGACCGGGGCATGCACCGGGTGGGTATGCACGGGGTGGGGATCATCCCCATGGTGCTCGGGTTCGGGTGCAACGTCCCTGCGATCATGAGCATAAGGCTCCTGGGGAGCAGGAGGGAACGGGTCATCGCCTCGTTCCTGGTCACCATGATCCCCTGCTCGGCCAGGACCGTGATCATCGCCGGGATCCTGGCGAGTTTCGTGAGTATCCTCTCGGCACTGAGCGTGTACCTCTTCGTGTTCGTGCTGATCGTCATCACCGGTTTTTTCCTCTCCCGGATCACCCCGGGGGAGCAGTTCGGGATGATCCTGGAGATGGCTCCCCTGCGGGCCCCGAGGGCGGGACTGGTCCTGAAAAAGTCGTGGACCAAGATCAAGGAGTTCCTCTTCATCGCCATGCCCCTCCTGCTCGCGGCGAGCCTTGTCCTCGGGCTGCTCCAGTATTACGGCGTGTTCGATCTCTTCGAGCAGATCATCGAACCTTTTTCGATGGCGGTGCTCGGGCTCCCCGCGTACGCCGTAACCGCCCTGATATTCGGGATACTCAGGAAAGAGATGGCCCTCGAGACCCTGGTCATCCTTGCCGGAAACGCAGACCTCTCCGCCGTGCTCACCGCCGGACAACTCTATACCTTCGCGATCGTGAGCGTGCTCTTCGTACCCTGCATCTCGACCATCGCGGTGCTCTCCCGGGAGGTGGGGGCGAAAATTGCCTTCCTTGTGTCGCTCTATACTCTTATGCTCGGAATTTTGATAGGAGCTCTTATAAACCTCTTAATTGTATGTTGTGTGGGAAATGTATAG
- a CDS encoding metal-dependent transcriptional regulator, protein MDPSVREDYLESLCNLESERGSPAAIRDLAAFLDRDVPSVTKDILELAGTGDLLAGEDGMVTLTVKGRQEGMRVVRKHRILECFFTEMLGMEPDAASRDACVLEHDIPDEAVLKLKNLISGCPPGNCAPCARRGWNRALLPTLLDVDEGSEVIVRDLMQKGRLHRLADLGILPGEHIVLRRRLSNRSVVVEVKGADIALSAEIAGMVLVEKSP, encoded by the coding sequence ATGGATCCTTCCGTCCGGGAAGACTACCTCGAGTCCCTGTGCAACCTGGAGAGCGAACGCGGAAGCCCTGCCGCCATCAGGGATCTCGCCGCGTTCCTGGACCGGGATGTCCCGTCCGTGACGAAGGATATTCTCGAGCTCGCCGGCACGGGGGATCTCCTCGCGGGTGAGGACGGCATGGTGACCCTCACCGTGAAAGGGCGGCAGGAGGGGATGAGGGTGGTAAGAAAACACCGCATCCTGGAATGTTTCTTCACCGAGATGCTCGGAATGGAACCCGACGCGGCCTCCCGGGACGCCTGCGTCCTCGAGCACGATATCCCCGACGAAGCGGTGCTCAAATTAAAAAATCTCATCTCGGGGTGCCCGCCGGGGAACTGCGCTCCCTGCGCCCGGCGGGGGTGGAACCGTGCCCTGCTCCCCACGCTCCTCGACGTAGACGAGGGATCGGAGGTGATCGTGCGGGACCTGATGCAGAAGGGCAGGCTCCACCGGCTCGCGGACCTGGGGATCCTCCCCGGTGAGCACATCGTGCTCCGGCGGCGGCTCAGCAACAGGTCCGTGGTGGTGGAGGTGAAGGGCGCCGATATCGCCCTCTCCGCGGAGATCGCCGGTATGGTCCTGGTGGAGAAGTCTCCATGA